The Odocoileus virginianus isolate 20LAN1187 ecotype Illinois chromosome 3, Ovbor_1.2, whole genome shotgun sequence genome includes a window with the following:
- the LOC139032603 gene encoding uncharacterized protein — protein sequence MRLGRRRPRGSPRGARPRPVSGIQHCIWWSKPHPTSPSPGNRIFIRDQDPTRGILRAFRLLNFGDPLPPFHSQVGNFGVPSGRPSTPGPELRRHLHSHLQRRGRNFGTPSQCPLPDPDSGTSGSPALLSSGTSGLPQPPPASVSRTSATPPVPSPGLWNFGAPRTPSAGSVGRAHPAGSAPRKCPGARRVPPRGADSPQPGAPLARWLRGPRPPRRPPRRPRLCLRRRRRPRRLRSHRGGSRRGRRPPRLPGPPRPPRSAPCRPSAAGGRERGRGRSREEEKDGGQEVKKGAEGHSQRGRARDADPETGAAETQTTGRQTSADKGEGGLIPLSRVYVGVSPILWATAAFVCDGASGPSSPEGSPGAGRICP from the exons ATGCGCCTCGGACGCCGCCGGCCGCGGGGCTCCCCAAGAGGAGCTCGACCCCGCCCGGTGTCCGGGATCCAACACTGCATTTGGTGGTCGAAGCCCCACCCCACGAGCCCCAGTCCAGGGAATCGGATATTCATTCGGGATCAAGACCCCACCCGC GGGATCCTTCGCGCTTTCCGACTCCTGAACTTCGGGGACCCCCTGCCACCCTTCCATTCCCAGGTCGGGAATTTCGGGGTTCCCTCGGGTCGCCCCTCCACCCCAGGTCCGGAACTTCGGAGACACCTTCACAGCCATCTCCAAAGACGGGGCCGGAACTTCGGGACCCCCTCCCAATGTCCCCTCCCTGACCCCGACTCCGGAACTTCGGGGTCCCCTGCCCTCTTAAGCTCTGGCACTTCGgggctcccccagcctcccccagcctccgTATCCCGAACTTCGGCGACCCCCCCAGTACCCTCTCCGGGGCTCTGGAACTTCGGGGCCCCCCGCACCCCCAGCGCTGGCTCGGTTGGCCGGGCTCACCCTGCCGGCTCGGCGCCCCGCAAGTGTCCGGGCGCGAGACGGGTGCCGCCCCGCGGCGCCGACTCCCCGCAGCCCGGCGCCCCGCTCGCTCGCTGGCTCCGGGGCCCGCGCCCTCCGCGCCGCCCTCCGCGCCGCCCGCGCCTTTGtctgcgccgccgccgccgcccgcgccgccTCCGGTCCCATCGCGGCGGGTCCCGACGCGGCCGCCGCCCGCCCCGCCTCCCCGGGCCGCCGAGGCCGCCCCGCAGCGCCCCCTGCCGGCCCTCCGCGGCGGGGGGgcgggagagagggaggggcaggagcagggaggaagagaaggatggGGGGCAAGAGGTTAAGAAGGGTGCGGAGGGGCACAGTCAAAGGGGCAGGGCCAGAGATGCGGACCCAGAGACAGGAGCGGCAGAGACACAGACGACAGGCAGACAGACCTCGGCGGACAAAGGAGAAGGTGGCCTCATCCCCCTTTCAAGGGTGTATGTGGGGGTATCCCCGATCCTCTGGGCCACGGCTGCTTTTGTCTGTGATGGGGCGTCAGGGCCCTCTTCACCCGAAGGGAGTCCAGGTGCAGGGCGCATCTGCCCCTAG